The sequence TCGCACCGCCCAGGGCAAGCCCGGCGCGGCGGCCTGTGGTGAATGTCATGGCTGTCATATGCTGGCGGCGGGGCATCACCCTGATCTGATGGCGGTCGCGCCGCAGGATGTCGGCAAGATGATCCGCATCGACCCGATCCGTGAGGTCAACCGCTTCGTCTCCCAGACGGCCCAACAGGGCGGCTACCGCGTCATTCGTCTGCAACCGGCGGAGTCGATGAACATCGCCTCGGCCAACGCCTTGCTCAAGAGCCTCGAGGAGCCCGGCGCCAATACGCTGTTCATTCTGCTCAGCGACATGCCGTCACGGGTGTTGCCGACCATTCGCTCGCGCTGTCAGCAATGGCCGCTAGTGATTCCGCCGGCCGAAGAGAGCCTGCCGTGGCTCACGCAGCAGCTGGGCGAGGATGCTCAGGCCCTGCTGCGCATGGCAGGCGGTCTGCCGCAGCTGGCGGTGCGTCTTGGCGAGGCGGAGCAGCGTCAGCTGCGTCAGGCCTTGCGTGAGCTGTTCGATGCGCTGGTGCGCGGCGGCGAGCCGGTGGCCGAGGCGTGGCGACTGGAGCGCCAACCGCTGGCGCAGGTGCTGTGGTACGGTATTGCCTGGCTGGAAGACCTGATTCGCATGGGCCTGTCCGGCAATGCCGGCGACCTGCGTGACCCAAGTCTCGAGCCGCTGCTGAGACAGGCGGTCAAGAACGGGCGCACCCAGGACTGGTTCAAGCTGCTGGATTTCGCGCGCGAGCAGCGCCGCCTGCTGGCCGCGGGCGGCAA comes from bacterium Scap17 and encodes:
- a CDS encoding DNA polymerase III subunit delta' produces the protein MSASDVSNGVTLSSFSPLPWQHSLWQHFTAVHDNGRLPHAVMLSGPSGLGKHELADAMIARVLCRTAQGKPGAAACGECHGCHMLAAGHHPDLMAVAPQDVGKMIRIDPIREVNRFVSQTAQQGGYRVIRLQPAESMNIASANALLKSLEEPGANTLFILLSDMPSRVLPTIRSRCQQWPLVIPPAEESLPWLTQQLGEDAQALLRMAGGLPQLAVRLGEAEQRQLRQALRELFDALVRGGEPVAEAWRLERQPLAQVLWYGIAWLEDLIRMGLSGNAGDLRDPSLEPLLRQAVKNGRTQDWFKLLDFAREQRRLLAAGGNPNPQLVLEAWLVRWAALLRS